In Musa acuminata AAA Group cultivar baxijiao chromosome BXJ2-8, Cavendish_Baxijiao_AAA, whole genome shotgun sequence, one genomic interval encodes:
- the LOC135618194 gene encoding extensin-2-like has product MKHRDGALRWQTLVMAIAALISANNAAVVTGEQPFFHWFPPPSPSPPASSPSPLPSPLHPPPSGYKSPPPPFLSPSASSYFYNSPPPPPPPPYYYMSPPTSESSPPPYFYSSMPPPQVNRPRYQYNSPPPPYHHDPVIKVVGTVYCYRCYNGTHPLESPHKKLLKGATVKVTCKAGREEVVARGHTDSRGKYSVVVDGFPYGEYGADACKVEPQGAPDGSVCSVPTGLHVGAELEAYSIGRGLVVLKAKPLGFAPQKPYKECEMHHHHHHHKPLTRSALPPNYYKSPPPPEKSPPPPSSSPEPPHYYNSPPPLSPSPPSPYYHQSPSPPIYYHTSPPPPSPSPPPPYYYKSPPPPLKSSPPLYYDNSPPPPRSSQSPAYSYSSPPPPNHYMSSPQPPPSSPLPPYYYESPPPPWASLPPPYYQSPPSPKSDDSPPPQLPIFPPSYYYKSPPPPSPSPPPPYYYKSPPPPTPSPASPYYYKSPPPPSPSPPPPYLHKSHPSSSPPSPPIPYLYSSPPPPTPYKLESS; this is encoded by the exons ATGAAACACCGCGATGGCGCTCTGAGGTGGCAAACGTTGGTGATGGCGATTGCAGCTCTCATATCGGCCAACAATGCGGCTGTTGTGACCGGTGAACAGCCGTTCTTCCACTGGTTTCCACCTCCCTCTCCATCACCTCCAGCATCATCTCCTTCCCCGCTGCCGTCACCCCTGCATCCACCACCTTCTGGCTACAAGTCCCCACCTCCGCCCTTCTTGTCACCTTCAGCATCATCATACTTCTACaactctccaccaccaccaccaccaccaccatattATTATATGTCCCCACCGACCAGTGAGTCCTCTCCTCCACCTTACTTCTACAGTTCGATGCCGCCGCCACAGGTGAACCGTCCACGCTACCAGTATAACTCTCCGCCGCCACCTTACCACCATGACCCCGTCATTAAGGTGGTCGGCACGGTCTACTGCTACAGATGCTACAACGGGACCCATCCATTGGAATCTCCCCACAAGAAACTCCTCAAAG GCGCCACTGTGAAGGTGACATGCAAGGCGGGTCGTGAGGAGGTGGTGGCACGCGGCCACACAGACAGCCGTGGAAAGTACAGCGTTGTCGTCGACGGCTTCCCCTACGGGGAGTACGGCGCTGACGCCTGCAAGGTGGAGCCGCAGGGGGCGCCTGATGGATCCGTCTGCAGCGTGCCTACCGGCCTTCATGTCGGAGCGGAGCTCGAGGCCTACTCTATTGGCCGTGGGTTGGTGGTGCTGAAGGCCAAGCCCCTGGGTTTTGCACCGCAAAAGCCTTACAAGGAATGTGAgatgcaccaccaccaccaccaccacaaacCATTGACCCGATCTGCATTGCCACCAAACTACTATAAGTCGCCACCACCTCCGGAGAAATCTCCACCACCACCTTCATCGTCACCTGAACCACCACACTACTACAATTCTCCACCACCTCTTTCACCGTCTCCACCATCTCCATACTACCATCAGTCCCCTTCTCCTCCTATCTACTATCACACTTCTCCACcgcctccttcaccatctccacCACCGCCATACTACTACAAGTCACCACCGCCCCCTTTGAAGTCCTCTCCTCCTCTCTACTATGACAACTCTCCGCCACCACCACGATCTTCACAATCCCCTGCATACAGCTATAGCTCTCCGCCACCTCCAAACCACTACATGTCATCACCACAacctccaccatcatctccacttcCTCCATATTATTACGAGTCCCCACCTCCACCTTGGGCATCTCTACCGCCTCCTTATTACCAGTCTCCACCTTCTCCAAAGAGTGATGACTCTCCACCACCACAGCTTCCAATTTTCCCACCTTCTTACTACTACAAGTCCCCACCACCACCATCCCCGTCACCACCCCCTCCATATTACTACAAGTCCCCACCACCACCTACTCCATCTCCAGCATCTCCTTACTACTATAAGTCTCCACCACCTCCATCACCATCCCCTCCACCTCCCTACCTCCACAAGTCACATCCATCTTCATCTCCTCCTTCCCCACCAATCCCCTATCTTTACTCATCCCCACCACCACCAACCCCCTACAAGTTAGAGTCTTCCTAG
- the LOC135619570 gene encoding AP2-like ethylene-responsive transcription factor BBM, whose amino-acid sequence MWIVNDDDDDNKVQGKPGIDLDVATNVERSCSSRRGNCSMAEPTSSWKSCSVFCDLKLRIASMNNWLAFSLSPQELPPSQSHQSNSPSAAVSHLISGDDVSASCYGLSADSTSEPPMGIPTLRPDVPFGVLEAFNRPYHQTQDWNMKCLDFKGGSSELSMLVGSSSTNQSNMVEDQPKLEDFLGGNSFSDHDHKVLPAGLSGAYSSSGDEYMFSNSSFQVQDTSMVTSTAHDGALMNDANGGSSSNSIGLSMIKTWLRNQPNIPQQQASINSSNDMAGVTGANCGGAMMADVIGSLTNSQGLSLSMSTGSQSSSALPLLAAGSSGGGESSSSDNKQKGIGGSLDAQTGAMEAVSRKSVDTFGQRTSIYRGVTRHRWTGRYEAHLWDNSCRREGQTRKGRQVYLGGYDKEEKAARAYDLAALKYWGPTTTTNFPISNYEKELEEMKHMTRQEFVASLRRKSSGFSRGASIYRGVTRHHQHGRWQARIGRVAGNKDLYLGTFSTQEEAAEAYDIAAIKFRGLNAVTNFDMSRYDVKSILESNTLPIGGAAKRLKDVAEHAEASVNGRGAADHHHLASQFDGISGYGSLRHHGWPAIAFHQPQPLGVQNPYGLPRGWCKQEQDTAVAAAHSLQDLHQLHLGTNTHDFFQPSSALHNLVSISTESSSVVYNGNMASSSGSYQGGYVMPMSTVVTDQSHTANRGSCGATFVDDEGKQIGYDSSLNAYYLSQQLSSGDAAKGDEYEQSSTWTPASAQAMASRSNTMAAAGHAAPLFTVWNDA is encoded by the exons ATGTGGATcgtgaatgatgatgatgatgataataaagtGCAAGGTAAACCGGGCATAGATTTGGACGTGGCTACGAATGTAGAGAGGTCCTGCAGCTCAAGAAGAGGAAACTGTTCTATGGCTGAGCCTACCAGTTCATGGAAGTCGTGCTCAG TTTTCTGCGATCTGAAACTTCGGATAGCCTCCATGAACAACTGGCTAGCCTTTTCTCTCTCTCCACAGGAGCTCCCTCCCTCACAGTCTCACCAGAGCAACTCACCATCTGCTGCTGTTTCCCATCTCATCTCAGGTGACGATGTCTCTGCTAGCTGCTACGGTCTCTCCGCCGACTCCACATCGGAGCCTCCGATGGGAATACCCACCCTAAGACCGGACGTCCCCTTTGGTGTCTTGGAGGCCTTCAACAGACCCTACCATCAAACCCAAG ATTGGAACATGAAGTGTTTGGATTTCAAGGGAGGCTCTTCGGAGCTATCCATGCTGGTTGGATCAAGCAGTACTAACCAGAGCAACATGGTGGAAGACCAGCCCAAGCTGGAAGACTTCCTTGGTGGCAATTCGTTCTCCGATCATGACCACAAAGTACTCCCTGCTGGACTTTCCGGTGCGTATAGTAGCTCCGGCGACGAGTACATGTTCTCCAACTCTTCATTCCAGGTGCAAGACACCTCCATGGTGACATCCACCGCTCACGATGGAGCCCTAATGAACGATGCTAACGGTGGTTCTTCGAGCAACTCTATCGGACTGTCGATGATCAAGACATGGTTGAGGAACCAACCCAATATCCCTCAACAGCAGGCCAGTAttaacagcagcaacgacatggccGGGGTTACCGGGGCCAACTGCGGCGGCGCGATGATGGCCGATGTTATTGGCTCGTTGACGAACTCCCAGGGCCTGTCACTCTCGATGAGCACAGGGTCACAGTCGAGCTCCGCCTTGCCCCTACTGGCGGCTGGCTCGAGCGGCGGAGGCGAGAGTTCGTCCTCCGACAATAAGCAGAAAGGGATTGGAGGAAGCCTCGATGCACAGACTGGTGCAATGGAAGCAGTTTCTCGGAAATCCGTGGACACATTTGGGCAGAGAACTTCCATTTACAGGGGCGTGACAAG GCATAGATGGACAGGTAGATACGAGGCTCATCTGTGGGATAATAGCTGTAGAAGAGAAGGGCAGACACGCAAGGGTAGACAAG TTTATTTGG GTGGCTATGACAAAGAAGAAAAGGCAGCTAGGGCTTATGATTTGGCTGCTCTCAAGTACTGGGGTCCTACTACTACAACAAATTTCCCA ATAAGCAACTACGAAAAAGAGTTGGAGGAGATGAAGCACATGACGAGGCAGGAATTTGTTGCGTCTCTTAGAAG GAAGAGCAGTGGATTCTCCAGGGGTGCATCGATATATCGTGGAGTGACTAG GCATCATCAGCATGGAAGATGGCAAGCAAGGATAGGAAGAGTAGCAGGGAACAAAGACCTCTACTTGGGAACCTTCA GCACCCAAGAAGAGGCAGCTGAGGCGTACGACATCGCGGCGATCAAGTTTCGGGGACTGAACGCGGTGACCAACTTCGACATGAGCCGGTACGACGTGAAGAGCATCCTCGAGAGCAACACGTTGCCGATCGGGGGCGCCGCCAAGCGGCTCAAGGACGTGGCGGAGCACGCTGAGGCCAGCGTGAACGGGAGGGGGGCGGCGGACCACCACCATCTTGCTTCGCAGTTTGATGGGATTAGCGGCTATGGCTCCCTGCGCCACCACGGCTGGCCGGCCATCGCTTTCCACCAACCGCAGCCGCTGGGCGTTCAGAACCCCTATGGGCTGCCGCGGGGCTGGTGCAAGCAGGAGCAAGATACCGCCGTCGCCGCCGCTCACAGCTTGCAAGACCTTCACCAACTCCACCTGGGCACCAACACCCATGACTTCTTCCAACCTTCGTCGGCGCTTCATAACCTGGTAAGCATCAGCACCGAGTCGAGCTCAGTCGTGTACAATGGTAACATGGCCAGCAGTAGCGGAAGCTACCAAGGTGGGTATGTTATGCCGATGAGCACGGTGGTGACCGATCAAAGCCACACTGCAAACAGAGGCAGTTGTGGCGCGACCTTTGTGGACGACGAAGGGAAGCAGATAGGGTACGATAGCTCCTTAAACGCTTACTATCTCTCTCAGCAGTTGTCTTCTGGTGACGCTGCCAAGGGCGATGAGTATGAGCAAAGCAGTACTTGGACGCCAGCGTCAGCTCAAGCCATGGCATCAAGGTCTAACACCATGGCTGCTGCTGGCCATGCGGCTCCTCTTTTCACAGTATGGAATGATGCGTAG
- the LOC103993458 gene encoding cytochrome b561 and DOMON domain-containing protein At3g07570-like, whose translation MEMKRTCSSCISSFFFFFLLLLLLLCFTSFVNSQSDSCSSKLGVGNLIPFNTSSLTCVSAWSSEGFILRYTKAGPSLWSFVLSAPDTGAYVAIGFSPDGKMVGSSAVVGWTPSDGAGTVKQYYLGGYSSSQCPPDQGSLPLVQRSSLLVSQNSRLYLAFELNTAQPQQNLIYAVGPSNTLPPSGGSLATHRDKASGTLTAPARGGGGDDSGEEGDENEGGGKHPNDGHQERGGGNSTQSVGGHSTVATGSGWAINLARKHTLLTAIALLLQIFLR comes from the exons ATGGAGATGAAGAGGACCTGTTCATCTTgcatctcttctttcttcttcttcttccttcttcttcttcttctcctgtgCTTCACTTCCTTTGTTAACTCCCAGTCAGACTCCTGCTCCTCCAAGCTCGGTGTTGGCAACCTCATCCCTTTCAACACCTCTTCCCTCACGTGCGTCTCTGCGTGGAGTTCCGAAGGTTTCATCCTAAGG TATACAAAGGCAGGGCCGAGCCTGTGGAGCTTCGTCCTCTCGGCACCCGACACCGGAGCGTACGTCGCCATCGGCTTCTCCCCCGACGGCAAGATGGTCGGCAGCAGTGCGGTGGTCGGGTGGACGCCTAGCGACGGCGCGGGGACCGTGAAACAGTACTACCTCGGCGGGTACAGCTCGAGCCAGTGCCCGCCGGACCAGGGGAGCCTGCCATTAGTGCAGAGGAGCTCGCTGCTGGTGTCGCAGAACTCGCGGCTGTACCTCGCGTTCGAGCTCAACACTGCGCAGCCCCAACAGAACCTGATCTATGCCGTCGGGCCGTCGAACACCTTGCCGCCTTCCGGTGGTTCTTTGGCTACACATAGAGACAAAGCTTCCGGTACCTTGACTGCTCCTGCCAGAGGCGGCGGCG GGGATGATTCAGGCGAGGAGGGCGATGAGaatgaaggaggaggaaaacaccCAAATGACGGGCATCAAGAGCGCGGCGGTGGCAACAGCACACAAAGCGTCGGAGGACATAGTACGGTGGCTACAGGGTCGGGTTGGGCCATTAATCTAGCGAGGAAGCACACTTTACTAACAGCCATCGCCCTGCTACTACAAATCTTCTTGCGCTGA
- the LOC135618924 gene encoding uncharacterized protein LOC135618924, which produces MSRNQLWLLLLLVLLSCIADSVSTMNQQKDRSIKSAVFLSPPFFLHPGSVANKFYFNIPFPKGHIALKSFDAEVIDENGIPVPLHETYLHHWVIERYYGRKESLADGNSELKAFNHSNFIWMRNAGICKGTLGQYYGLGSETRRTSTWVPDPYGIEVGNPEKIPDGYKEKWLLNVHAIDTRGVEDRLGCTECKCSLYNVTMDEFGRALPKDYDGGLHCCYDQTQCQVRAGIQNVSRILYLKYTVKWLNWVENIIPVKIYIFDVTYSGEHSVDPSKENPLNLSCKVEYEIKSCKDNGGCVDTKRTQLVIPTGGDIVYGVAHQHSAGLGATLYGQDGRVLCTSNPTYGDGEEAGNEAGYIVGMSTCYPKPGSVQVMDGEMLTLESNYSSNQAHTGVMGLFYVLVAEAVPKSKTMLFLSFPGSLDLGLTKHTWSFVLAGGMLTAIFGISYLCKRGRRKPYQPLVLT; this is translated from the exons ATGTCACGTAACCAGCTATGGCTATTGTTGTTACTTGTGCTGTTATCTTGTATAGCAGACAGTGTATCAACAATGAATCAGCAAAAAGATCGGTCGATCAAATCTGCAGTCTTCCTCTCTCCTCCTTTCTTTCTACATCCTGGGTCTGTGGCCAATAAATTTTACTTTAACATCCCGTTTCCGAAAGGCCATATCGCTCTCAAGAGCTTTGATGCTGAGGTGATTGATGAGAATGGCATTCCTGTCCCCCTTCATGAAACTTATCTTCATCACTGGGTCATAGAAAGATACTATGGTAGAAAGGAAAGCCTTGCTGATGGAAATTCAGAGTTGAAAGCATTCAACCATTCCAATTTCATATGGATGAGAAATGCTGGAATCTGTAAGGGTACTCTGGGGCAGTACTATGGTCTTGGTTCAGAAACCCGCAGAACTTCCACATGGGTCCCCGATCCCTATGGCATAGAAGTTGGGAACCCTGAGAAAATTCCGGATGGTTACAAGGAGAAATGGCTATTAAATGTCCATGCAATCGATACACGAGGTGTGGAGGATCGTTTGGGGTGCACAGAGTGCAAGTGCAGTCTGTACAATGTGACCATGGATGAGTTTGGTCGGGCTCTGCCGAAAGATTATGATGGAGGATTGCATTGTTGCTATGACCAGACACAATGTCAAGTAAGGGCAGGCATTCAAAATGTCTCCAGGATTCTGTATCTTAAATACACAGTCAAGTGGCTCAACTGGGTTGAAAACATTATACCTGTCAAGATCTATATCTTCGATGTAACTTATTCAGGAGAACATTCAGTTGATCCAAGTAAAGAAAATCCTTTGAATCTGAGTTGTAAG GTGGAGTACGAAATCAAGTCTTGCAAAGATAATGGTGGATGCGTGGATACTAAAAGAACACAGTTGGTTATTCCCACAGGGGGTGATATTGTGTATGGTGTTGCACACCAGCACTCAGCCGGTCTAGGTGCTACTCTCTATGGTCAG GACGGGCGGGTCTTGTGCACTTCTAATCCGACATATGGAGATGGGGAAGAAGCAGGGAACGAAGCTGGCTACATCGTGGGGATGTCTACTTGTTACCCTAAGCCAGGTTCAGTCCAAGTCATGGATGGAGAGATGTTGACTCTGGAGTCCAATTACAGCAGCAACCAAGCCCATACAGGAGTGATGGGGCTTTTCTACGTATTGGTAGCTGAAGCTGTACCAAAGAGCAAGACCATGCTATTTCTCAGCTTTCCTGGTTCTT TGGATCTGGGGCTCACAAAGCACACTTGGTCCTTCGTCCTCGCCGGTGGTATGCTAACAGCCATCTTCGGAATCAGCTACTTGTGTAAAAGAGGCCGCAGGAAACCATATCAACCTCTGGTGCTGACTTAG